A region of the Hydra vulgaris chromosome 12, alternate assembly HydraT2T_AEP genome:
aatagtttaagtattaacaaaaatattaaaattataatataaaacatttatataatattaaaataattatggcAGTTACGATTGAACAAattaagaaaatgttaaaaaaaaatgtttaacttaaaCTTAAGGAGTTAAATCCTTAAACTTTAAGGAGTTTAAGAATGAAACTGAAGACATGATTAAACAGCAAGATTGAAACTGAAGACATGATtaaacagcaagaaaaaaatgttttaaacataagttcgagcacaaatattttatgcGAACGTTTGGATAAAGTTGAAACACATATCAGTGAAAAtagtaagaaaataaaatcGATAGAAAAAGAAGTTGAGGACATTAAAGTgagtttaaacttttatgaacaacttattgaagaaaaaattaagagcGTCATTATTTCACAGGATAAGGAGCGTCATTATTTCACTGCATGTACTAAAATTACCAACAAATTAAGAGAGATAGAGGATCAATCCCGGCGAAATAATTTGAGAATCGATGGAATTAAAGAAAGCGAAGGTGAAAATTGTGATGACAGCGAAaccaaggtaaaaaaaattttgaaaattatttaggtctataagatattaaaattaaaagagcaCATAGAACATAAAGATTCAGTTAGACCAAgaactataattataaaactactaaactttaaagaaaaaaaactcacGGAAACGTGGTTGAAAGCAATGAGCTAAATTTTAATGATGAGCTAAGTGATTACGTGTCAATTCACCAACCGCGTAAAACCCACTTTGGCTGTGGTTTAGGTATATTTGTTCACAaatctataaacttttttttgcgtAATGATCTCAAtgttaggggtcgtccataaagtacgtatgcTTTTTTTTCGCCTACCCAtccaaccccccccccccctattttgccatacgcttttttgagtacttgCTACCTCTCTAAAAGTACCTACACTTTTAACCTACCAACtgaatattttatgatattttttttaaattagtttctccatacttttataattgacctaaTGCCCCCTTCTCATATGCACCATTTGCAGACCCCTTCTTCTTCTctgagcgtacgtactttatggacgatcccatGACGAAATAAATTGCGAGTCGTTAtgcattgaaataaataataaagcgaCCAAAAATGTTATTATCAATTCTATTTATAGAAATCCAGCaggtaatttaaaattatttcaaacccatttgaaaaattttttaagcaaaactAACATTTCAAAGAAACACGTGTACTTAACTGGtgattataattaaaacttgttaaatcatGCTTCAAATGTAAACTTCAATGTTTTTTAGATACACCTATTCAGCATGATTCCCACAATTAATAAATCAACGAGAATAACTAAGAGCTCGTCGACGTTACTAGATAATATATTCACTAACAACTTTCATAATTGCCTCTTAAAATCGGGTATAATTAAAGCCGACATAACTGATCATTACCCAATATTCTTAATTACAGATAATATAACCGTTCTGTCTCTAAATCaacttaatacaaaaaatcttaatacaaaaaatcaataaaaactctatATCATACTTTCGAAatcttttatctgaaaaaactgaTTGGAATCTTATATTACAATCTCAAGATGCGAATAATgcgtatgaattatttttggcACAGTAAACACTATGATTTGGCGtttccagtaaaaaaaaattataaattctattttacttttaaatccaTGGACGACCGAAGGTTTGTATAAATCATCAAAGAGAAAACAAATctttatgaaaagtatttaaaacataaaacatataaaaaacataaggtcatgtttgaaaaaacaaagaaacacgcaaaaaaaaatttgttatgcaTGTTTGTTGGAAATAACACGCGGAAACACACAAAAAACGTGGAATGTGATTAAGCAGATACTCGGTAAAAATAAATGtcccaaaaaaaatttgccacAAAAACTCTTAGTTGACGGggaaatgatttataataaagtacCCATAATTAAAAAGCTCAACAAATGTTTTCTTGATATTGGCCCATCtttagctgataaaattccaaaaaacacCTCAATCTTTGAATCTTATATGTAATCAACCAATACATCTTTgaaagaagtaaaattaaacataagtGAGTTGCGAAATGCCTTCAActtcttaaaaaataacaaatatataaaattagcgTGAATGTTGTTAAAGCtgtgtttgatattattgaaccgtcactgttttacatttttaacctTTCACTAAAATCCGGAATTGTAccagagaaattaaaaattgctaagatcatacctatttttaaatctggcgATGGCACAAATATgtctaattatagacctatttctgtcTTACCATGTCTCTCAAAACTGTTAGAACAAATTATGTATGATAGACTTAATAGTTATTTAACTGAGAgcaatataatgtataataaacaatttgggttCAAAAAGAATCACTTAACGGATCATGCGGTAGTCGAGCTATAAATTGTATATCCAATGGGTTCAATAATGATTCAATAATGAATAATgatacattaggagtttttattgatttgtcaaaagcatttgacactgttaatggtgaatctcttttaatgaaacttaatgcactcaatgtttataaacttaacatataccaagttatgcttcTAATGTTAAAGTCAAAACATGGtttatctcctaatatatttcactcATACTTCACCGAAATTACGCATAAATACCCCACAAAGTTTCAAACTAATAGTTTTGTtgttccaagatcttatttaaaactcagttCATTCAAATTTAATACCGTGGACCATCTatatagaaaagttttttgaaaaatattattaaaaataaaactcttctaAACTTCTCCCCAGAACAATTTAAAAGAGAATCTAAATGATTTCTATTAGAAAATAACTTCaatcttaaacaatttttttttaattagtaccTAAAATAGTTTAACTGATAAAAGGCATCATTACTcacttattttgattttgatttgtttcttattttcttcttataaaaatgaaaaataaatagctaaggaaaaaatatatatcttattatatgatttactatttgtaatatattgtgttttactatataattttcaacctgtaaatttttaacttttaatttttattatatatgtacgatctttctttttgtaaattttattaaacagcaaagtaaaagaaaattaaaaaataaaaaaataaatatatatatgcgtacGTTCCGTTTTAGTTACGTTTGTAAACGCATTTATACGCGTAAATTGGATTTGAGTTACTTTCGTAAAAGCAATTTATACGCGTAAGTTGTGTATTAAATGCGTGCATAAAAGCAGTTATATGCGTGTATTGCGTTTATGTTTACGCAAGTAAACGCAATAAATTGCGTCAAATGCGATTGAGTAAGGATTTTGTACCAAATCGTAATTAGCAGTACaagttcaaaaaatgatttaaagacTTTTGCTTGGCTGAGGTGCTCACTGGTCAGATTCAGGTTTTCCGTGGCATTTTTAAGAGCTACCAGTATTTATCTCGGTCTTTTGGCTAGTGGTTTGATTGCGTCGGTACGAGAGCTCTATCTCGTCATAGAAAGTCTATGCAGTGAAATTCCTGTTGCTTCAGTGAGGATCTTCCATCGGGCAGAACTTGCTCTAAAAATAAGGATAAAGATTCAACAATTCCAAAAAATAGTTTGATCTCAATGGCTAATTCAATTGCGTGCACACCAGCCAAATTGAAACTGTAAGTGCTACAGGGAACGTATAGAGCTTCTGAATAAATTTGTCTTATTAAGGCTCGAGGTTTGTAAGCACCTGACATATTGGATCCATTATCGTATCATTGACCGCGAAAGTTTTGAATACCCAAACCTAGCCTCGCAATTACATTAGTGATAAGCGTGGGTATATCGAGTTCTTTCTTCTTCTCGAAAACTTCAACACACAAAAGTTGTTCTTTGATTTGCCAGCGATTAGTTCCTAATTCATAGAGGAAAAAACGAACGACAAAGGTTATCAGTTCAGTGTGAGATGTATCGGGGGTACCATCAACTATGATGAGGAAATAGATACCATCGTGAATTTCTTTGACAGCTGCATTTCGGATAATACCACAAAATTTTCTGATGAACTTATTTTGAGACGACGGAGAGAGGTAATGGGCACTAATTCTTGTTGATTGCGTCTTACACCTTCCAAGTGGTATGCAATGACGGGGTTGCTGCGACAAATTAGCTCCATACCGGTAAGAAATTTCTTTTCCCATTCACGTGCATTGTTTCACCTGCAaacataattgtatataataattataactaaattattacgataaatatataaataattaaaactgattGAGAGAGCCTTATAATAAGTTACCTAGTAAAGCTAAATTCCTAGAAGCCAAGAAATGAGTTACATTCAAAATTTCACAAAGAATTGTTCTCCATTTAGCTGTCTTAGAATTGATTTGCTTTTGGAGCTCTGAATCTATTACAGTGGAGCTGGTAAGACGAATGTATGCCTCTATCCAACCAACATAGAGCAAAGACTgattaaacacatttaaaggAAAGATTCTCTTCTGAGAATCACGGGGATAACCTTGTTGCTTCAAAGAATGTAAAGGAGGTCCCGCATTATATATCTCTAGACTCCATATATGTCAAGGCTAACTAATAAATTACTCACATTTTGTAATATTATGctattgtaatatatttcataatattatgtatatatttttatatcaattttaattttttttaatatatacataatgcaCATTATcacataaacaaatattttaaacaacattaaacatATAACTATTTCACAAACTATTAGCTAACTAAAAACAAaccaataatattattaaattactaaTCAATTTCCGTTCCGTAACGTAACGTAACGGTccgaaatacaaatataaaccgTAACGTCTACTAAATACATCGtagcaaaattaaacttttactaCTTGTCTGATGATTGTGGTAACACATGAAACTCagaatttcaatattaaattatattataaacattagcaTTTAGCTTATTCCTAGTACTGCGGGTAacagtaacatatatatatatatatatatatatatatatatatatatatatatatatatatatatatatatatatatatatatatatatatatatatatatatatatatatatatatataatttatttaaaacttatttaacctttgattattaactataaaacaaaataaaactcatTATTTATCAATCAACTTGTTTAAccaaatacttatttaatatcCAAGTTTAATAAccaaatacttatttaataatcaaatacttatttaattgcCATATACTTATTTCATCAACATCAACAATTATCCTAACTGTAAACCAGAAGCCTCGCTTCAACAAGTTTTACCAACGCATcgaattgaaattttaacatttcCGCCAACGATTTgagcaaagaaaatttttattctattggGTTTAAAGTAGTCATTCCGTCTACTCTAAACCTGATGTAAAAACTCAGACAACTTGAGCTActgtagcgcagtggttagcaCGCTTGCCTCAGAAACTAGAGATCTGTGGTTCAacgccacctctgggcaagttttataaCGTCGGTAAGGAAGGACGCGTGaacttcctttcaaatgctcttccacggtgctctgaAATAAGACCGTGACGACTTCTTGGGGTCCTGGTAGAGACAAGGCGGCttattttcctaaaaaatgCGACACtagattttttcttttgcttctgCTGTTAAATACAACTCGAAAAAGTAACGCTTTTTATCATGAAATAGTCAAGAAGTGTCTCGTTCGCTTTAACctcttttaactttaacttcTCTTAACTTGTCAAGCACGAGCTAGCATGGCTAACTGTTCATAGGCTTACTAAATACCCCCGGTTCTGTCTAATTCAACTACAActaaactctattttttttgtcaaaaatagtttataaattaattataataatagaatttaaaattaaaattttgtgcatttttattccaaatattaaagtttcaattttaaacacaaaaactaAGCAGATTTTACATTGTCAATCATTAGAATGTTTTctacttattataaaaaaaaaaggattgtcCGGCGCCCTTTCAAGCTAGGCGCTTGGGTCAATTTGCCCCCTATGCCAACCCCTTCTCAAAGGCCCTGATTCAGACACTTTTATGTGAGAAAACAATCGAATCTTTTGCCCCTCTCCCTCCATAAAGAGTAGctctttaaaaaatcattccTGATAGCACCTAAATTAGACCAGCCTCAAATGGTTATTTTTTTCATCCACCACTTCTTAAACAAGCCGACTAGGCTTTGGTTTAGAACCcgcaattttataaaaaatttttagtaattttccTAGCCTAtttctacataaaaattaaaacttgcaaATAAGGTTCGCAAGTTTCTGCTCCTTTAGCTTTAAAGCAAAACGACAtgcatgtttttaaaagtatctcTCAggacactatttttttttaaattttatttaagtgccccaagaagtccttacggtcttatcacagagcaccgccaGTGATAAGaccgttttattttttatttatttgaactttcatgctatatttttctatacaatgttcttatatccgaagatattgttggctgaGCATAGCCACAAGTAGTCATTATGACTAATCCAAAGTAACGTCCGTTATTAGTCCGTCTATTAGGTGATACCTTATGGAACATTTTTTATGCGGCTTCACTTTTCGAATAGAAGTCACACatcttgtatatataatatactattgGGTcgaatattaataaaaaagctgaAAAGCTCTGCTCACCTTGGTTAGTGAAAGTATTGTGGAAGGAGAGGGGAGGAGGTTTGTATCCCCtccataaaattttgaaaactaaatatcTGAAAATAAGATGTTCTTTTACGTTGTTTAACCAAATAAGatgttagttttttgttttcttaattgagttataatttgttttttttaaatctgttgacTACATCTATAACtaacaatttatttactttgattaaattttttatgttttttatttgtttagttcaCACTCTGACTACACAGTTCAGGTCCAGAAAAAATTTGAGTGCCCTTTCTTTAGTTTTGAGTGCTAGCCTTTTACGTAAAAAGTTTTTACGTGCATGTTATGTATACGTGCGTATGTATGCACTTATTCGTGTATGCTCGTAAATGTCTATAGGTACATGTATACGTACGTATGTgtatatctacttttttttttttaatgcgtgTGTAGTTATTACTCGTAGAGACATAATAGAACCTGCTAAATAAGAGTTTAGGATATTCAAATCTGTTCGTTTTTTCactttgagaaattttttttgagtgaaGAGATTTCGCCAACTTCGTCTGTCAACGGTATAGTTCCTGATAATCGGCAGCAAAAGAGCGTTATGGGTATGTCAGTTGTGAAAAAATGTCTGAAGTTGATTTCTTACTCAAATGATGAAGGAACAGTTTTAGTAAACTTTGTTGAATCcattttaatatctaatttaaatattttataatttgatatttctatttgaaatataaattattctatatttaaatatttttgatattgttaagTTCATTGAGatttcaatataatattttaaaacaatccttgttttaaaatattgtagcTATATATTCAATAAGTTagcattaaagaaaataaatgagaagataaatattacaaaaaccaaataaattttttatttatgctgcCTCAGAGTATATAAACACTTGtcaattgtttgaaaatatgCTGACTTCAATATGAAGTATTTTCTTCTGATCAGACTAGTTAAGTTGATCACTATAGTAACAGCAGTAGATGATAATAGCGCTGAATAGTTTTTCAATTGACATTTAAAAGTCTTAATCAGTAAACTACagtaaataaattgtttgaattACTCCATGTAAGCAGATCTTGCTTATTTAAGTTCTAACTATTTTTAgctgtaaattatttttgaattgtaTCGGTATAAACAATGAGTTAATAattcattagtaaaaatttatagtataaatttattagtagattagtagaaaattatttaataactgttAGAAAATTTACAGCAGATTAATTACTCAAGCTAAAGTTATTtcgttaatttttaattgttcaattaAAGATTGTAGTATTCAAATTATGGATGTCACGAGAATTTGTGACCGCATAAGTTTTTTCATAgtgtttttatatacataaagtaaAGCATATGGTTCGAGTTAAACCAAGTATTTTACCGGTTTCAGCCAAAAGAACAGTTAACCGTGtgattttatttactatttctATGAAAATGGCTAACTACTGCTAAACATGCACAtgtaaaaatttgaacatttttgcaaattatattTGTGCGATTAATtgcattttgaaattatatcaaattaagacttatattaaaaaaagttaaactataaaattagaaaTCGATTGCAAAATTATAATCGTttcaaatatcaataatattagtattaattttggttactaataatattgtttatattgcaaATGTCGCtaatttagatataaattttCCGAAATTATCCGGaaattttaggaaaattaaaaatgcgGAAATTTTCGGGAAATTTTCATcactaaatattatataagcCAGTCTAATTCCAAAATAAGtgttttgaaagaaaagtaTTGAGGtaaattactaatttatttaaatatttttcttttaaaactaatttaaaattagaaaaaaaaaaaaaaaaaaagtattattgtatcatttttctttttgcttaaaaactcaacaaaaactATCTATCCAATTGCTTCATCACCCACAAGCCATCGTTTAAATAGTGGATATTATCGACTCCGATTCCTTTATTTTTCTCTgctctaataaaataaagataataatagataattaagtaaataagaaccaaaattgaaatttgtttataacatcatgtaaaaaatttatttacatttcctGTGTGCTCATTTTTGTTAATCCTATACTGACAGCGTGATCTTTACCTTCAGCCATTATAGCCTAATTTTAGTAATTATGTTAATGGAACTTAAATATTCAATAGAATacaaaatgtataaatgaaaattaaattaacttaattgataacataaaatgttttaatgaaacattaaaaaaaaatcgtcgTATGgcataaagttaataaaacctgaaaaaatgtaacaattatttagttttttaaataaaacaattaatttttctggctcattttacaaaattattttaagatcagtcaatatgtatatatatatatatatatatatactttttaatttatttccaaaCTAGTCAAAACAGTCCGGTTTATTATGATTCTCTTCTCTTTTATTTGCTACCTTAAAGtaaatttcttagtttttttttatttccaatatCACCAAATAGACGTCGATGACGACGTTGagattttacttttatttttgtttgatttattgttaaacaagtcttttgtttttttaaatattaagttgttttatttgaatatatttttttgaaataaaaaatatttaatataaaaattgaacttatatatttactaaaaatttaatacatgccactttaaattttgataacatttttataaataatattcgTCATGCTCGTATTAAGTTATACTGCACAAatatttcaactacaaatgaatttgaaaaacctaattttttggtttatttcattaaaaaattttgttgctaagatacttaaaaaaaaaatttcaagcttTCATAGACTGGCAAAcatgaataataaatattatcatgTTTGCCAGTCTATGAAAGCTTAtcataattattaaagttaaaatgaactatcttaaattaaaacaaactatcttaataattttaggTGTGAAAAGTATGAAAAGATACAACAACAGAATCTTTTTCTACAGGAGTCATTTTAGCTCCAGGTGACGTCAGACCTGGGCACATTATATTAGCTCCACTTAATACAAAACGAATAGCTCCTTTATCTACCTGTTCATGAGGTAAAAGAAATGGATCTAAAAccaaagtaaataattaaataaaatactttaacaatagtataaaaatattcatggatattgattaaaattagataaaatcgaatatactataaaataaaacctaacaaaaatcgcctaaaattttaaacacattgGTTACAAGATACTAATTggtttaataacattaaaaagtattttagccGTGCTGTTAATCATTTTAATGGGTAACACTAAGATATTTCTTAGTGTTACCCATTAAAATGATTAACTTGGTACATATTAAACAGCACCATACTTTGAATTTAAGAGTCTTATTTAAGAGtcaaagatttttacttttaaatcgGTACCGTAAAtactgttttcatttttaatattcattttgtACAGCTGAtttcctaattttataaaaaaagcaatttttaaaactgtattaaaaaaagatattatatattttaagcatGAATTTTAGACCACAAGGAGGAGACCCGGCTGAAAATATGggaaataatattcaaataagataatatatttataaacagaatatatacatatatataattacaaacagaaaaatatatttaaaaacaaacaaatatatatttataaacagaaaaaaaaagatttttaataaagatatgttcaaacaaagaaaatatatctaaaaaaaagaaaaagatcgcaaaataatgtaatatatataggTGTAATCCTTAGGTTGGTTCTGTTTGTTTCATTCAGTAAAATCTTTGTTGTTAGTAAccaaagtaaaagatttttccCTGAACTTAGGTTAAACAAGACCAATCATACTCCAGAGTACCATAATGGAATAAACACTTAATAACTCATAAGCATGGATTTATTTCTGATTCTAAAAACTATTCCAGACATATTGTAattgtatttcaaaaatagCTGTACTCGATGACCGCTCATTAACCCTAACAAGCCAATAGTTTGgcatataaatttgtaaatattcatACAAGAGCAGTGACATCTGAgggaaaaatgaaataaataattataaaggaGAATTAGTTTTCAAATAGAGCAAATTTGGACAGTTGTTCAGCCAAAAATATAGACTAATTGAAAACCAACACAAATTATACCGAATTAGTTGTGCCGATATTTAGCTGGTACTGCCTAGTTTTGTTaggtatttttattagttttgttagGTATTTATGTTAGTTTTTATTAGGTATTTTTGCAACAGTAAGTAGTTGCAACAGTAAGGAGTTACTTTACATCTAAACTAGAGATTGTGGTACTGAGTCTATCATTGTAAATCTTTTTGTCAGTTCTTGTGAGTCTGACCCTGTGAACAACCAAGGTAGCATCTTTTTAAAGCTCAGCTTTCATTTTGAACGTTAATGCATAAACTTTGTCAGtaacttttacaaaaagagCATTTACACTAGCCAcatctgaaaatttttttagaacttctATACAGGCATTTTCTTTAGCAACTTGTAGTACAGATCATTGACCACAGCCTTTTTTGAGGAGCTAATATTTatgtgtaaatttttaaatcagctATTTTTCAAGgtaattttcattgtttttaatttagttatctattaaaataactttttttttttacattgaaattaaaaagcattttgctGTAAAGTTATTGTTAGTATTGATCCAAAAATAAGTGTGGTTCTTAAaccatataaactataaatgtaaacCATATAAATCAGAATTATCTTGTTTTCAGTAATGattccaaaataatttaatctaaaaaaatcagCCTTTAATACAAAGCTAAGTAATTTATTCAATCATTGCAGTCGATGTCTTTTCagttgtcattttttttatgaaaatagtaATTTCGGTATTATCTTGATACCAAAGTATCATGATGATACTTTGGTATCAAGTGCTTTTATTATGAgtatgaaaaagtatttatgttttatgtgcTAAGAAATAATAAGGAGTAAAAGTATATTcactttaaataacatttattaaacaaacacAATGGTCATGTGTAACttctaaatacattttaatattcatttttcaTATAGAATGTTTTCTTCTAATACAAACTCAGccaaactgttttaaaaacatttacattcaTCGTAGAAAGTAcactttttaactatataatacttttcgataacttaaataaattgtttttatggtACACAGtcattaaagggatcccaaattattaaatacaatataaaaaaaatggacaaGTTCTAACATATATTTTTGTCTGTCAGAGGGTATTTTGTCATCAGGTTCAGTTAGTTTTGTTGGATGGCCATAAATTAAAGTCATGTCCAAACTTTAGATAAATCGATATTTAACTCAAAACGCTTTGTTTTTCACataaaactttgtatatattttttaatagtattaactTTTCCAGATCAATATAAATGCTATATGCAAAAACAAACCATTAAATCACTtgaaaattatgaataagttgAAGAGTAGTTTCATAACATAGTTTAGACAGTGTAACTTACATTGGTGTAGCAGCCTTAGAGTAGGCATCCAAGGACCATCACGCTGTCGAAAAAATACcaagttattttttacagaCAAGAGTTCTATATGCTctttactaaaaaatgaaaaacatttttatacctTCAAATCTACAactataaaagcaaataaataaattacaaaaagagtaaatcaaataatgattagaaaataaaatctctcttagtttttaactttatttctcaTGTAAATGGCAGGCAAAAACAAGATCTAGGCTTGTTCCTtctttacaatgtttttttgttggGTGGTAGTAGCAGTATACATGTctgtcataaaaaattatagcataattgatatatatatatatatatatatatatatatatatatacgtgtgcGTGTCTGTGTATATGTATCAGTGTTTCACTGGAAGACGTGTGATTTCACGTAATTATTTGACCAGGCAAATCAATTTTGCTTTGATGATTTGACCGCggctatttcaaaaaacatttcaaaaacgcgctgaataaaaatattctgaacTATAccatagttaaaataaattacatcgAAACTTCTCaacatacttttttatattagcaaaaggcttttaataaagtaacaatttgctgataatgattttttttaaaagtataactgacagttgtatataaattttttaatttaataatgttaaaattttaatttttatattaaaaatatttatactataaaaaaaaaattattttgtttttataaacaatgactttctaaaattaaagtctctttaacgaatttaatataagaatcattaagttaatacatttaaaaagataaaaaaagtttctttgaaaataaaagagaaatgtttttgaaagctgttacaattaaataaatttgatctttaaagctttaatattattgaaacgctttttaatgaagtaacttctaatgaatttttatactaagtatt
Encoded here:
- the LOC100204597 gene encoding malignant T-cell-amplified sequence 1 isoform X2, whose product is MFKKFIAKDEISGTTQIKSSVQRGIRAKILEQFPAIEPYIDAILPKKECMVLVKCKEHIELLSVKNNLVFFRQRDGPWMPTLRLLHQYPFLLPHEQVDKGAIRFVLSGANIMCPGLTSPGAKMTPVEKDSVVAIMAEGKDHAVSIGLTKMSTQEIAEKNKGIGVDNIHYLNDGLWVMKQLDR